Part of the Candoia aspera isolate rCanAsp1 chromosome 1, rCanAsp1.hap2, whole genome shotgun sequence genome, agaggtcaaaaaagtcacacaccattatttttatttctataaaaataatttatttacagaaagcaaaaacaaaagcaaaacatttaaaggacttagctccctttggagcaagccttgcttgctacatatcggcagagagaaaaagaggaagtgagaaaacaagtccgggcaggtcctctcctccccccaggctattttgcatgaagcacgtgagaggagacaatcaaatacagccccttcacctggccaaatgattaggtataatagtagcttaatctgttagtaggaaaacctcaacaaatgcAACAGTTGGGGCTGTTTAGTCTAGAGAAAAAACACGAGGTTTATAAAACGATGTATGATAAAAAATGGGTGTGCAGGGAGACCTTTTTAGTCCATTTTCCATAACACTAGAATTAGAGACCACCCAGTGGAACTAATTAGTAGAATTATTCTCCATTATTTTACTTCCTTGTGTGCTAAATGTGTgtatcttctcttcttccctccagGTCAGACagctcttttaatttcatggcattTTTCTTCGTTTTCGGAATCCAGTTTCTCCTGACAGTCTTCCAGCTGATCGGTTTCAGTGGGTGGGGATCATGGTGAGCAAACCACCTGATTTCTTACACATcttccattcccccccccaaattagtttttaaaaaaatctatccacCTATACATAGAAAACATTGATGCGGTGGCATCTAATTGGTTTAATTTAATAGATTAGTTCTTAACATTTCAAGTCCCACCTGTCCCTTTATTAAAGAACCCAGATCTTTAACAAAAGGGCCACTTTTTCCAAGAAGGATGTCCAGTTTTACAGGCATTCTGTTATTGATCATGTATGGTGAGTTTTAAGGACATAAAGATTTCAATAAAACTGTCAGCAATACTGCtgtaattggttttttttttaatccatccagttgtgtccgattctcggaggctgcctggatgagtccctgcagttttcttggcaaggtgtttcagaagtagtttgccattacctccttcctagggctgagagaaagtgactggcccaaggtcacccagttggctttgtgcctaaggcggactagaactcacggactcccagtttccagcccactgtcttaacccctacaccaaactggctctcgctgtACCTGTAAATAGTTGTAAATGGGCTGATGCAGTCTTTATCAGTTTGGAGCAGTTCTCCTAAAGCCAATCAAAAGAAACTTCTCAACAATTACAGAGACTTCAGTAGTGCAAAatattgttttgctttcattcCTAAGCCCAAACCTTACATCACAACTGCGGGACCTGCAAAGAAGGAATCCGCACCCTTTTCCCTGAGacagcccttgaaatatttgaagactgctatcgtgTCTCTCTCTAGCCTTTTTTTCTTCAGGctgaacatacccagttcctttcaCTGTTCTTCCTAGGGTTTAGCCTCCAGGCCCCTcgccatctttgttgctcttctttgCACTCTTTCCAGATTTTACGagcttttttgctgtggtcgttaagcgaatccagcttcccccattgactttgcttgttggaagctggctgggaaggttacaagtggcagtcatgtgaccctggaatgctgcaatcattgtaagtgtgagccggttgccaagggcccagatttttatcatgtgactgctctgacggtcataagtgcaaggaccagtcataagtcactttttccagcgctgttgtaactttgaacagtcgctaaacgaatggttgtaagtcaaggactacctgtatgtgttttTTCCTTAGGGGTCCTAACTGTAGAAGCTTAGATTTCTTGCCaatgaacagcattttgttggacaGAGCCCACCGTTCAAGTCAGTCAAGATTCTTTTGAAAtttgagcctgtcttctggggTGTTAGCAATCCCTCTCAGCTTGGATTCCAGAAAATATTCTTGCCAGGCGCTCCATTCTCTTGCAAGCCCACTACTCTTGATGGGACAttctgaagtagaagacattgcacatgtcctatttaactgccaactatatgccccagcaagggctcagtaccgtCAGACATtgattgacagaaccacatactgggaccatgACAAaggactatgttacttcctccagggcacaaatggAGGTCATTTATGTGGTcagtagaactgttaagtttatagttagggctgtccaactgagaacacaattaaTAGAATACATTGGGGTGGCAtataaaggtgatgaattcatctaaactcacattgtttctgtatgttATTACTCGTTTtgttatatcttgcatttttaatctctattttaccccactgtattttatcatattttatcttaccatagtatattttatcttatcttactgtattttatctgttttatggtattctattttatatcttatagtggcagatgcccaactttttgatatggtcaattgactaatcaataaagttattcattcattcattggtggGACATGATTCTGCTGAATGACCACTCATTGACAAGCCCTGAATGGAGTATTCCAAGTATtccaatctattttaaaaattacctgtTCCCCATTTCCCAGTTGCACATGTCTTTAAAAATAACGtgggttttattttgattttttgtaATGCAAGCATTGACAATTGTTTCTTCCTGAATCTTAATTTATTACAGATAAGGTAGGAAGCTTTCAACTAACCATACTTTCCTGGTTGAGCTGAAGCAAGTAGACTATGATTACCAATTTTAAAGTTGATTTAAGTATCCTAGCTTGTTCCAAACTGTGGTTAATATTTGCTTCCCTTTGGATGGAAGGTCGATGCATATTTGAACAAAACAGTCATTTCCATATGCCTTGGCCCAATAAAGCAGGGAATGTTTTCTGAAATTGTAACCTCCTTTCCTCTTGGTCTTTCAGCGGGTGGATGGCTGCCGTATTGTTCTTCGGCATCAGCGTTGGGGCTGGTGTGGTCATGCTCTTCCCAGCAATTATGTTCACCTTGTGCGCTATTGGGATGCTCATATGCCTCATCCGGGTGAGTCAGGATTTTTTTTGGATTTTGTGGTGCATCCTGTGGCTCTCCGTGTTGCCGTTAGAGACACAAGGGATGGGAGATGCAAAAGAAGGTTGCTCTGGAGCTCCATTAAGCACAGGTGTAAAGCCATCTCCTGGGCACCACCTAATGCCTTGCTGCCTCTGGTCACCTactgccccctccccaacttACAGGGGgtgccaaaagtcaggccccaaagatagtttattatataaattgcgttaaatgtttgaattgcttgccattttcttccaaaaacatCCTTCGTTTgacacatgacctttgaacattcctaagtacagtaacattttctctgaaaagaaccttaataaaatcaataaaacatattgGGACTGGCCTATGTGGCCTAACTTTTGGTATGTCCTGTCTATATTTACAATAAGCTGCATGCCGCGAACTTTACATATTGCTTTTgctatttgctatttatttatttatttgatttttatatcaCCTTTATTTTAGTCAACTCACGGAAGCTTGCATACCTCATGTTCCCACCGATTTTTAActcagcaacaaccctgtgaggtggactgagagagagggactggcccaaaggcacccactggcttccatgcctaaggaaggactagaactcacagtctcttcaTTTCTAGTCCAATGCCTTTAACCAATACACAGACTGTCTCTCTTatattgatatttttattatgttagctgcccagagtagcactgtgagatgggcggccatataaatctaaataataacaataataatagtaatactctagcacagtgtttctcaaccttggcagcttgaagatgtgtggacttcaactcccagaattctgggagaacAGGCGTCCGACAGGTAGAGAGAGGCACCGTTCccactctcttcctttctctttccaatcAGGTTCACCGGATCTACCGCAGCGGGGGTGGAAGCTTCCAGAAAGCTCAGAACGAGTGGCAGACTGGATCGTGGAGAGATCCTCCAAGCAGAGAAGCCCAGCACAGCAACTTTTCAGGAAACAGCCTCCCTGAGTATCCAACAGTTCCCAATTATGGAAACCCCTGGTCCTGATCCTGGCCGCTCAGGCAGGTCATGTAGTTTGGTTTGAGTTGTTGCAAGAAACACATTGCAGTCCTCATTTGAGGCttgctctctttttctctttctttctctttctctctctttctctttctctctttcttttgaggGGTGGTGCTCTTTCTTCCCCTGGCCATGTTTTTATTTCTGGTTCTCCCTTTTTGATGGCAACCTCTTGTGCCAAGACATGGCTGTTGCCCCCATTTGACTAGCCCTATCTTTACTGACATGAATCCCCTTCTCGACTCCAGCCTATGTCACTTTTGCCAATGGATGCACAAGGAACGGGGTAAAACTGCCATTTCTATTTGACTGATCCCTTTTGAGAGGGCAGCAGTTCACTGCCAGGTCCCCCGGAAGATTTTGGGAAGGTGACTGAAACTATTCCCACCTTTTCCCTGTTTTCAGTTTGCTTCTGTGCAAATGCTGGCTCCTTCTGCCTTTTGGGGGTCCTGCGGCTCTAGAGATGATTGCGAAAGGAAATAGGCGATAGGCCCAAAGAGCAGATCATTCATTATGGCAACTATTTTTGATGCTCGCTGCTGCCAGAGCCGGAGTTTTGTAACTGAATCCGTCTCCCAGGAACTCAACTCCTGGAAATAGAAAGTTAACAGCATGATGAATGTTCTTAACTAGCCTTCTGTCTGAACTTCTAGCTTTCCGTATTGGAGAAATGTATTATGGGCGGGAGAGTTCAAATATTGCCCCTGCTTTCCCAAAATAGGAGCCATTTTCCTGGAAGCTTTCATCTGTTGATGATTTTGCCAAGATAGGTCTTCGTTTTGTGTATATATGTTTTGTTTGGAGTGTGTTTTATGTTTATCCTTTATGCTTTCCTCCCTGCTGGCTATTAACTTGCTTGCTAAAATAGAAACTGAAGATGCCTATGACCTGTCCAAGGCCATAGGCATCTTTTGCTGGTCCATGCCTGACcctcttggaaaaaatattcccaTACTTGAACCACAGAACTCTTTTCATTTCTGGTTCTGGCAGATCACGTTCTGTCCAGATTTTCCACTTTACCCCACAGCGGATGGGTGAGAATCTGCAGAACGTCAAGACGGAGAGTCAGGCTGCATCTACAAGTATTTGTTTCCTCAGATTCTCTTGTGGGGGATGTATAATAATAGCCACTGAGTGCAAGGAGCCATTATACAG contains:
- the SCAMP4 gene encoding secretory carrier-associated membrane protein 4, whose translation is MAEKVNNFPPLPKFIPLKPCFYQNFTDEIPIDYQTLVRRIYRLWIFYCITLGVNLIACLAWWIGGGNGVNFGLAILWLVLFSPCSYVCWFRPVYKAFRSDSSFNFMAFFFVFGIQFLLTVFQLIGFSGWGSCGWMAAVLFFGISVGAGVVMLFPAIMFTLCAIGMLICLIRVHRIYRSGGGSFQKAQNEWQTGSWRDPPSREAQHSNFSGNSLPEYPTVPNYGNPWS